The DNA window CGCGGATCGCGAACCGAAGCTCCTTCTCCATCGCGATCGGCGTGATCAGCTCCACCGACATGTCCACGTTGTCCCCAGGCATCACCATCTCCCGCCCCTCCGGCAACGTCGCCACCCCCGTCACGTCCGTCGTCCGGAAATAAAACTGAGGCCGATACCCATTGAAAAACGGCGTGTGCCGCCCC is part of the Candidatus Eisenbacteria bacterium genome and encodes:
- the tuf gene encoding elongation factor Tu (EF-Tu; promotes GTP-dependent binding of aminoacyl-tRNA to the A-site of ribosomes during protein biosynthesis; when the tRNA anticodon matches the mRNA codon, GTP hydrolysis results; the inactive EF-Tu-GDP leaves the ribosome and release of GDP is promoted by elongation factor Ts; many prokaryotes have two copies of the gene encoding EF-Tu), producing the protein GRHTPFFNGYRPQFYFRTTDVTGVATLPEGREMVMPGDNVDMSVELITPIAMEKELRFAIREGGRTVGAGVVTEIQE